A stretch of Perognathus longimembris pacificus isolate PPM17 chromosome 1, ASM2315922v1, whole genome shotgun sequence DNA encodes these proteins:
- the Ankrd61 gene encoding LOW QUALITY PROTEIN: ankyrin repeat domain-containing protein 61 (The sequence of the model RefSeq protein was modified relative to this genomic sequence to represent the inferred CDS: substituted 1 base at 1 genomic stop codon) — METRRDQFLNSLPAFLLSPRCSDFPMGNITKRGSRSLVVDRAKSLEDNPVIALHTKLYEAIIKEDCLTITALLRHHPVNQPLTILSNSTSYRLLLSQHTQSIIPIHLATEYHKPQSLLCLLKHGADPEVRXVTGLTTLHLMLLHWPVTSITWAKPCLRVHRILTDIQNNAVTCLRILCEHGAQVNARVDNDNKDSPLHLAITYGTYPVLSILAQSGAQVNAMNESNMTPLHMAAEILNKDMMETLIVCGANVNCAVPSTGNTALKLAVRTASSKAGQLLAAGVGCIRLLLTHGANVNAQDYDGKTALHQACFGGREAIINLLLEFEANVNILTKNGESPVYAYLQRSANLRDTTLLARLLGRTYPLRLINKQGALPTGIMLPEFQLLKETLITLSQKPLSLEDICKRHVRNIYGEKYKHHLQQLLPQKIWNSVYYYYDLGYLLH; from the exons ATGGAAACCAGAAGAGACCAATTTCTTAACAGTCTTCCCGCCTTCCTTCTAAGTCCACGCTGCTCAGATTTTCCCATGGGAAATATAACCAAGAGGGGGAGCAGAAGCCTGGTGGTAGACAGGGCCAAGTCGCTGGAGGATAACCCAGTCATTGCTCTGCACACCAAACTCTATGAAGCCATAATCAAAGAAGACTGCCTGACCATCACGGCACTCCTCAGGCACCACCCAGTCAACCAGCCACTGACCATTCTGTCCAACTCCACCAGCTACAGACTACTTCTGAGCCAG CATACACAGTCCATCATCCCCATCCATCTGGCCACTGAATATCACAAGCCCCAGAGCTTGCTTTGCTTGTTAAAACACGGTGCTGACCCAGAAGTAAGGTAAGTAA CAGGGCTCACCACGCTTCACCTGATGCTGCTCCACTGGCCGGTTACCTCCATCACCTGGGCAAAGCCATGCCTCCGAGTCCACAGGATCCTCACAGACATCCAGAACAATGCAGTCACGTGCCTCCGCATTTTGTGTGAGCACGGAGCTCAAGTGAATGCCCGTGTAGACAATGACAACAAAGACTCACCCCTCCACTTGGCCATCACCTATGGGACCTACCCAGTCCTCTCCATTTTGGCCCAAAGTGGTGCCCAGGTCAATGCCATGAATGAATCCAACATGACACCCTTGCACATGGCAGCAGAAATCCTGAATAAAGACATGATGGAAACACTCATTGTGTGCGGTGCCAATGTGAACTGTGCTGTTCCTTCCACGGGAAACACAGCCCTGAAGCTGGCCGTGCGCACTGCATCGAGCAAAGCAGGCCAGCTGCTGGCGGCAGGGGTGGGCTGCATCCGCCTGCTGTTGACTCACGGAGCCAATGTCAATGCCCAGGACTACGATGGGAAAACAGCTCTCCACCAGGCATGTTTTGGGGGCAGAGAGGCAATCATCAACCTCTTGCTGGAATTTGAGGCGAACGTGAACATTTTAACAAAGAACGGAGAGTCCCCGGTTTACGCGTATCTTCAGCGCAGTGCCAACCTCAGAGATACAACGCTTCTTGCCAGGCTACTGGGCCGCACTTACCCTCTAAGACTGATCAACAAGCAAGGAGCTCTACCTACAGGAATCATGCTGCCAGAATTCCAGCTCTTAAAGGAAACCCTGataaccctatctcaaaagcctTTATCCCTGGAGGACATCTGTAAACGACATGTCAGAAATATTTACGGAGAGAAATACAAACACCACCTGCAGCAACTTCTCCCCCAGAAAATATGGAACTCAGTGTATTACTATTATGACTTAGGTTACCTCCTACACTAA